The Alosa sapidissima isolate fAloSap1 chromosome 6, fAloSap1.pri, whole genome shotgun sequence genome window below encodes:
- the hsdl1 gene encoding inactive hydroxysteroid dehydrogenase-like protein 1, whose translation MAAVDSFHLLYREISRSCNCYVETLALVGALYTASKAVIVTRDCYRLLRLHFIPRLVNNRDLVRSYGEWAVIYGSSETLAVAYAEELAKYGINIILISSDIRSLTSTAKGLSEVYGVEAILVEADFCRGQSVCKPIQDAIRDKDVGFVVNSLDTSLNLRQSFTDLSEGRLWDALNRSITAASLVTRLALPGMVERRRGAVVNISSGACSRPLPNKAVLSASTAYLDYFSRALHYEFGHRGIFVQSLFPCRVALQAPEEGGREITSSWLVPPAQVYARHAVSTLGVSHRTTGYWPHSLQLGLVHWAPEWLWTLGSRMLATTA comes from the exons ATGGCTGCGGTGGACAGCTTTCACCTTTTGTACAGAGAAATTTCGCGGTCCTGCAATTGTTATGTAGAGACTCTAGCCCTGGTCGGTGCATTGTACACAGCCAGTAAAGCGGTCATTGTAACTCGGGACTGTTATAGACTGCTTAGACTTCATTTTATACCTCGACTAGTCAATAACAGAGACCTTGTGCGGTCATATGGAGAATGGGCTGTCATTTATG GGTCATCCGAGACACTGGCAGTAGCATATGCCGAGGAGCTGGCCAAGTATGGCATCAATATTATTCTGATCAGCTCTGATATCAGAAGTCTGACCAGCACAGCCAAGGGCCTCTCTGAAGTCTATGGTGTGGAGGCCATCTTGGTCGAGGCAGATTTCTGCCGCGGTCAGTCTGTCTGCAAACCCATCCAAGACGCTATTAGGGACAAAGACGTGGGCTTTGTGGTAAACAGTCTGGACACCTCTCTGAACCTCCGTCAGAGCTTCACGGACCTGTCGGAGGGAAGGCTATGGGACGCACTGAACAGGAGCATCACTGCAGCCAGCCTGGTGACACGCCTGGCTCTACCTGGGATGGTGGAGAGGAGACGGGGGGCAGTGGTAAACATCTCCTCGGGGGCCTGTAGCCGACCCCTCCCCAACAAGGCAGTACTCTCAGCATCCACG GCTTACCTGGACTACTTCAGCCGTGCACTACACTACGAGTTTGGCCACCGGGGCATCTTTGTACAGAGCTTGTTCCCTTGTCGCGTGGCCTTGCAGGCACCCGAGGAGGGGGGTCGGGAGATCACAAGCAGCTGGCTGGTCCCTCCAGCTCAGGTCTACGCCCGCCATGCGGTGTCCACTCTGGGTGTCTCCCACCGGACCACTGGCTACTGGCCACACTCCTTACAG CTTGGACTGGTCCATTGGGCTCCTGAGTGGCTGTGGACGCTGGGATCCCGTATGCTGGCCACCACTGCCTGA